A region from the Haemorhous mexicanus isolate bHaeMex1 chromosome 12, bHaeMex1.pri, whole genome shotgun sequence genome encodes:
- the ARL2BP gene encoding ADP-ribosylation factor-like protein 2-binding protein translates to METSDGESLGVATSTTSEEFDAVVGYLEDIIMDDDFQLIQRNFLEKHYQEFDDSEENKLIYTDIFNEYISLVEKYIEEKLLDRIRGFDMVAFTVSLQQHKDEMPGDIFDLLLTFTDFLAFKEMFLEYRAEKEGRSLDLSSALVVTSLNH, encoded by the exons ATGGAGACTTCTGATGGAGAAAGTTTGGGTGTAGCCAC ctCCACCACTTCTGAGGAGTTTGATGCAGTTGTTGGCTATCTGGAGGATATCATAATGG ATGATGATTTCCAGTTAATACAGAGGAATTTTTTGGAGAAACACTACCAGGAGTTTGATGACTCAGAAGAAAACAAGCTCATCTATACGGACATTTTTAATGAATAT atctcTTTAGTAGAGAAATACATTGAAGAGAAGTTGCTTGATCGGATTCGTGGGTTTGATATGGTTGCTTTCACAGTGTCATTGCA aCAACACAAAGATGAAATGCCAGGTGATATATTTGATCTGCTTCTCACATTTACAGACTTTCTGGCTTTCAAAGAAATGTTCTTGGAATACAGAGCT GAGAAAGAAGGTCGAAGTCTGGATTTAAGCAGTGCGTTAGTGGTGACTTCATTAAACCATTGA
- the PLLP gene encoding plasmolipin has product MAGLPGAARARSASPGSPPALDGSFLLSPLGGLMCAQTVLGLLVWSLIAATTYHLHAAYGWVMFVSLFFWILTLLFLVTYLLQLHQKFYMVPWPLVLMICNAVATVLYITAFVTCAAAVQPTSWRQWDYNRRAAASFFACVTMITYGVSTFFSFRAWKGLGSNAATSQVTDHA; this is encoded by the exons ATGGCGGGCCTGCCCGGCGCCGCGAGAGCCCGGAGCGCCTCCCCGGGATCCCCCCCGGCCCTGGACGGCTCCTTCTTGCTCTCGCCGCTCGGGGGGCTGATGTGCGCCCAGACC gTGCTCGGTTTACTGGTGTGGTCTCTCATCGCCGCCACAACGTACCACCTGCACGCGGCATACGGCTGGGTGATGTTCGTGTCCCTCTTCTTCTGGATACTAACACTCCTTTTCTTGGTGACCTACCTCCTGCAGCTTCACCAGAAGTTCTACATGGTCCCCTGGCCCCTCGTG CTGATGATCTGCAACGCCGTGGCCACCGTGCTGTACATCACCGCCTTCGTGACGTGCGCGGCCGCCGTGCAGCCGACGTCCTGGCGGCAGTGGGACTACAACCGCCGAGCCGCCGCCTCC TTCTTCGCCTGTGTCACGATGATCACCTACGGGGTGAGCACCTTCTTCAGCTTCCGTGCCTGGAAAGGGCTCGGCAGCAACGCGGCCACCAGCCAAGTGACCGACCACGCGTGA
- the THAP11 gene encoding THAP domain-containing protein 11 gives MPGFTCCVPGCYNNSHRDKALHFYTFPKDEELRRLWLKNVSRAGVSGCFSTFQPTTGHRVCSEHFQGGRKSYLVRVPTIFPLRGVNERKAQRARRPRPAAAATAAPQGPAAAAEAPAGGAAEDVKPIDLTVQVELGAAATIGPSPVRLPVPVPAAAAAGEESPVEGGPPDHSYSLSSGTTSEELLRKLNEQRDIIALLEVKMKEMKGSIRRLRLAEAQLREEIREKDRLLHAASAGTRKRHGL, from the coding sequence ATGCCGGGCTTCACCTGCTGCGTACCGGGCTGCTACAACAACTCGCACCGCGACAAGGCGCTGCACTTCTACACCTTCCCCAAGGACGAGGAGCTGCGGCGCCTCTGGCTCAAGAACGTCTCCCGGGCGGGCGTCAGCGGCTGCTTCAGCACCTTCCAGCCCACCACGGGCCACCGCGTCTGCAGCGAGCACTTCCAGGGCGGCCGCAAGTCCTACCTGGTGCGGGTCCCCACCATCTTCCCGCTGCGCGGCGTCAACGAGCGCAAGGCTCAGCGGGCCcggcgcccccgccccgccgccgccgccaccgccgccccGCAgggccccgcggccgccgccgagGCCCCTGCAGGGGGCGCGGCCGAGGACGTGAAGCCCATCGACCTGACGGTGCAGGTGGAGCTCGGGGCCGCCGCCACCATCGGGCCCAGCCCCGTGCGGCTGCCGGTGCCGGtaccggcggcggcggcggcgggggaggAGAGCCCGGTGGAGGGCGGCCCCCCCGATCACTCGTACTCGCTGTCGTCGGGGACCACGtcggaggagctgctgaggaagctgAACGAGCAGCGCGACATCATCGCGCTGCTGGAGGTGAAGATGAAGGAGATGAAGGGCAGCATCCGCCGCCTGCGCCTGGCCGAGGCCCAGCTCCGCGAGGAGATCCGCGAGAAGGACCGGCTGCTCCACGCCGCCAGCGCCGGCACCCGCAAGCGCCACGGCCTCTGA